AGAATCTAATGATACAATTGGAAAACTAAAGTTTTTTTATATCAACCATGAAGGTAAAGAAAAGAATAAAGCATTCTTAGTTTTCCTTCATGGTTTTTATTTTAACTGAAAATGGATAAAAAGGAGCGAACCGTATGGCACAACTAGAATTAAAGGATTGGATAGAAGCTTGGCAGCCTAGTGAGCAAAATGCATCAGCCTGTACTTCCTTTTGGGATAATAGGGCAAAAACCTATAATGAAGGTGTATCTCTTGGAGAGGCAAATCATGTGATGGATTTGTTAAGAAGCAAAGGAATACTACAAAAAAATAATACAGTATTGGATATAGGCTGTGGTCCTGGAAGGTATACCATACCTATGGCAAAGGAATGCAAAGAAGTTTTTGCTATAGATATTTCACAGGAAATGCTGCAGTATGCAAAAGATCATGCTACAGGTGCAGGGTTAAACAATATTATCTATGATCAAAAGAACTGGGAAGATATTCATATAAAGGAATATGGCTGGGAAAAGAAGTTTGATCTTGTTCTGGCATCTATGACACCAGGGGTCTATAATTTTTCTACCTTCAAAAAGATGCTGGAGGTCAGCAAAGGCTATTGTTATTTAAGTGGTTTTATTCAACGCAGTAATCAACTTTGGGACCCATTACAGAAAGAAATCCTAGGAGAAAATAGTAAAAAGAAACAAAAGGAAGATAAGATTTATTATGCCTTTAATATATTATGGAAATTAGGGTATCACCCAGAGATTTTTTATCAGGAAAAAATATGGGAGCAGGAATGGGATTTAGAAGAAATTCAACAATTGTACAGACAAAGATTTGAAATTAATCATCATATTCAGCAGGAGGATATAGAAAAGATAGAAAAATTCCTTGATGTCCATCAAAAAAATGGAAAAGTCATAGAAAAAACAGAAGCTAAAACAGCTGCATTGATTTGGAGGGTTTAAAACTAGGGGGGATTATTTTGAGGACAAGAGATAAAAAAATAAAATTGGGAATTATTTTTATTTGGATAGTAATGTTTTTGGTGACAGCCTGTAGTTCATCCAACTTAAGTGCTGGTGAAGAAAATCAAGAAGTTTCAGTGGAAGTAGAGGAAGAAAAAAGTGATGAAATAGCGTTGATTCGTTTAGAAGGTGGAGATTGGGGTTATCCCTCTCCTTATCTGCACTACTCCAGAGGGCCTGGAGGTTACAAAATGCAATTGGTTTTTGATGGTTTGCTTGAGAGGGATGAGAAGGGACTGATTCCTTGGATTGCTAAGGAATGGGAGGTTTCAGAGGATGGTCTGAACTATATTTTTACAATCCATGAAGGGATTCAATGGCATGATGGTGAGCCCCTCAAACTTGAAGATATTCAATTTTCCTTTGAATATTTAAAAAAACATCCTCCAGTTTGGAATCCAGTTGCAATAGAGGGAAAACCTTTTGTG
The sequence above is drawn from the Clostridium formicaceticum genome and encodes:
- a CDS encoding class I SAM-dependent methyltransferase, giving the protein MAQLELKDWIEAWQPSEQNASACTSFWDNRAKTYNEGVSLGEANHVMDLLRSKGILQKNNTVLDIGCGPGRYTIPMAKECKEVFAIDISQEMLQYAKDHATGAGLNNIIYDQKNWEDIHIKEYGWEKKFDLVLASMTPGVYNFSTFKKMLEVSKGYCYLSGFIQRSNQLWDPLQKEILGENSKKKQKEDKIYYAFNILWKLGYHPEIFYQEKIWEQEWDLEEIQQLYRQRFEINHHIQQEDIEKIEKFLDVHQKNGKVIEKTEAKTAALIWRV